The DNA window GCCCGCGCGCGGGCGGACGCTCAAAGGTGACCTCGGTCAGCACCGCCGCCTCATCGAGCGCCGCGCGCAGCTTGCGCCCATCGGCCAGCAGGCGGTCATGATATTGACCACGGATCAGCCAGTCGGCACCCTGCTCCGGACAAGGCGCTTCGACAAACAGATCATAGAGGTCGCCCTCCCGGTCGGCCAGGTACGTCAACCGCGTGTCAGGCAGCTGCTCGGCCAGCGCATTGACGCGGGCAAAGCCATCAACCCAGCGCACGCTCTCCTTCTCCTCCAAGGGGCGATGCGGCCCCTTCGATTGCCCGAGACTGCCCGGTTCACGCGCCCAACTGTGGAGATCCAGCAGACCCAACGGAACGCGCTCGGGTGTGACCGCCAAGGTGGGATGCAAGTACATCCCCCAGCGACGCTCATAATTCAGCGGCCCCAGATCCGCGATCAGTGCCTTCTTGGTCGTGAAATCAAGCTCGGTCGTATCCTGGATGCACAACACCCGCGGATGCGCGCGCAGCCGTGCTTCGGTGCAGGCGAGATGGGGCGCGAGCACACGCTCGGCGGTGACCTTCGCCTGGTCGAACAGGCGGTAAGCGGCGCGGGTCTCGCCCCAACCGCCGCACGCCGTAGGAATGCTCACCGTCGGTTTCGTGCCGAGCTTCTCCAGCACGCGGCGCGCGCGCCGATTGAGACGCTGGTCGCCAAGGTCGATGCTCGCAAATTCGCTGGCCAGTGCGCTCATGACAACCCCTTGGTCTTGGTTTGCACACCACAGCTGCCTGCCTCATCGTGCACCTGCAACATCGGTCTCAGCCCCTATCGATTTAAAGGGAGCGAATGTCACACGCGACTGGGCTTGATGTCCAGCCTCGCCAGCGTCAGCCCGCTGTCGAGATATGGGTAATGCTATGTGACTAGCCTTCGTGCATGGACACCGTAGAGATCCCGTCATGCCTGATTTGAGCCGTATTACTCTCGACCCGGACATTTGCCATGGCAAACCCTGCATCCGCCATCTGCGCTGGCCGGTGGAGGTGATCCTCGACCTCGTGTCCGCTGGCATGGGCTGGGATGAGATCCTGGCCGATCATCCGGAATTGGAGCGTGACGACATCCTGGCCTGTCTGCACTATGCCTGCCTGCCTGCTGGTGTCTGGTGAGCCGCTGCGACGCGTGGCCTGATGAGCGTCCTTTGCGATGTCTGAGGCGGGACGGGGTATATTCACCCCGTCCCGCACGTTTATCGGCCGCCAACCGTTGCCGCCGCACCTGTGGAGAAACGTTCCGGACGGGGTGAATACCCCGTCCGGCCTGATGTCGATCTACTGTGTGAACTTGAATTTTCAACTGGCCTACTGCGCCAAGGCCAATCCCAGAAGATCTGCGATCGCGGATTCGATTGCGGCGAATTCCTGAGACGACACCCTGCCGACGGACGCTCGAATACGTTCCCGTTTCACGGCCATGAGCTTATCCGTCATTGCCCAGGACGCTCGGACAGCGTCTCCGTATGGAAGACTAACCGGAACGCGGTAGGGCAGGGTCTCTTGGTGACTGGTAAAGGGACAGACGAGGATAGAGTCCGGACCGTCGGCGCCAATATACTTGTCGGCCTGGACGACCAGCCAGGGTCTTGGCTTACCGTAGTCGCCCGCTGCCGCCGCGAGCACGATATCCCCACGCCTTATGTCTCCCACGGGTGGTCCTTCAACACATCCGCTTGCAGCCTTTCGATCTCTGCATCGGCTTCGGCATCGCTCGCGAACGGTTCAGATGCGACGATGCACCGCAGGGCCTCCTCAACCACAAGCCGCAAGGGAACGCCGCGCGCCCGAGCGATCGCTTGAACCTGCCGTTGCAGGTCGTCGGGGATACTGGCGTGAAGTGTAGCCATAAAAGAGCCTTGTCTTGCATGGACGAGCGTTTATCGTAGCCTGTCACTCACGTTCAGTGATAGCCCACGAGGCACACGGAGACCGAGGAGGCAAAGAGTCTCGCGTTGTAACATCACGGGTCTGGAGGGAGATTTGATGCCGCTCATCGACTCCTCGCCACCTATCGGTTTTCCCGAACCAGTAGGAACGCGCACTTGGAGCTGCGTAGTCAGGCCATCCCGGCCTGGTTCTCCAGGGCTGGAAGCCCTGGCTACGCTGACGTGAGGGGTGACTCAGCATCCCGGACGATACCTTAGATCCAGCGTATAGGGATGCTCGCCCGCCGGCTCCTCGGGCGGCGGATCGATCACCCCTGGCGTATGCCCCATCAGCCGGAAGCGGGCGATGCGTCGACTCTCGGCTTCATAGCTGTTGACCGGGAAGTTGCTCTCGCTGCGGCCGCCGGGGTGGGCGACATAGTAGGTGCAGCCGCCCAGGCTGCGCCGGTTCCAGAGATCGACGATCTCGAAGACCAGCGGGCTGTGGGCCGGGATCGTTGGGTGCAGACCCGATGGCGGACTCCACGCCTTGAAGCGGATGCCGGCGACGAATTCGGCCTTGCGTCCGGTCGGGCGCAGCGGGACGCGCCGACCGTTGCAGACCAGCACATGGCGGTCGCCGACCATGCCGTTGACCTTGACTTGCATGCGTTCCACCGAGCTGTCGACGAAGCGCGAGGTGCCTTGCGCGGTGACTTCCTCGCCCAGCACATGCCAGGGTTCGATGGCGGCGCGCAGTTCCATGTTGATGCCGTTCTCGGTGACGAGATCGCCGTAATGCGGGAAACGGAACTCGAAGAAGGGATCGAACCAGGCTGCGTCGATCGGATAGCCGGCGCGGCGCATGTCGCAGATCACGTCCTCGAAGTCCTGCCGCGCGAAATGCGGCAGGAGGAAGCGATCATGCAGCTCGGTGCCCCAGCGGATGGGTTTGCGGGCGTAGGGTTCTTTCCAGAAACGGGCGACCAGGGTACGCAGCAGCAGCAACTGCGCCAAGCTCATCTGATAATGCGGCGGCATCTCGAAGCCGCGGAACTCCACCAGACCCTGTCGGCCCGCCGAGGAGTCGGGCGAGTAGAGCTTGTCGATGCAGAACTCGGTGCGGTGGGTGTTGCCGGTGACGTCGGTCAGCAGATTGCGTAGCACCCGGTCGACGATCCAGGGCTGGGGGATCTCGCCGGTCGGCATCTGCTGGAAGGCGATATCCAGTTCGTAGAGCCGGTCGTCGCGCGCCTCGTCGACCCGTGGGGCCTGACTGGTGGGGCCGATGAACATGCCGGAGAAGAGATAGGACAGGCTCGGGTGATGCTGCCAGTAGGCGATCAGGCTCTGCACCAGATCGGGCTTGCGCAGCAGCGGGCTGTCCGCTGGCGTGGGGCCGCCGAGGGTGACATGGTTGCCGCCGCCGGTGCCGGTGTGGCGTCCGTCGAGCATGAACTTCTCGGTGCCGAGCCGGGCGAGCCGCGCCTCTTCGTAGAGGATGGCGGTGTCGCGCACCATGTCGTCCCAGCGTTCGGCCGGGTGGATGTTGACCTCGATGACGCCGGGGTCCGGGGTGACCGCGAGCTTCTGCAAGCGGAAATCCTTCGGCGGCTCATAGCCCTCGATGATGATCGGCAGCTTGAGTTCGGCGGCCGTGTCCTCGATGCACATCACCAGATCCAGCCAGTGCTCCAGATGGGTCAGCGGCGGCATGAAGCAGTAGAGCCGGCCCTCGCGCGGCTCGATGCAGAGCGCGGTACGGATCAGGTCGGGGTGCAGGTCGTCGGGCAGCGCGATCTGTTGGCGCACGTCCTGATGCGCGTGATCGGCGGGCGCGAGCCGTCCGTAACGCGCGGCCAGATCGCGCGGCTGCACGCCCTGTTCGCGGATGGTCTGGGGCGCCTGGGCCGGTTCGACCAGCCGGCTGTAGCGGCGGGCGACCTCGTCGAAGGGCGAGCGCAGCGGCGCGACCGGCTCGAAGGGGTTGCGTTCGGGCACCCGGTCCAGTTTGCTGTCCGGGACATAGGGCAGGGCATCCAGCGGGAGACGGAAGCCCATCGGCGAATCGCCGGGGATCAGAAAGAGGTTGCCGTCACGGAAGGTCCAGCGCCCGCTCTTCCAGCCCCCATCGATCCCGAAGCCCCACCAGCGCAACGGCAGCAGGTAGCCGGTGACTTTATCCAGCCCCTCGCTGAACAGCCGGGCGATGCGCTTGCGTTCGTTGGGGTCCTTGAGCTTGTTGTCGAGCGGATCGACGTTGACCGGCAGACGCGCCTCCTTCCAGAGGTAATACCAGACATCCTCGTGGGCCTTGTCGGCGTGGTCCGGATCGACGCCCAGATGGCGGGCGAGGGTGCGGATGAAGCGCTCGGCCTCGGCGGGGCCGTGACCGTAGCTGGTGTTCTCCAGCCCGAACAGATCGGGGTCGTGCCATACCGGCTCGCCGTCCTTGCGCCAGTAGCAGGACAGCGCCCAGCGCGGCAGTTGCTCGCCCGGATACCATTTGCCCTGACCGATGTGCAGCAGTCCGCCGGGCGCGAAACGCTTTTTCAGCCGGCGCATCAGATCCTCGGCCAGCGGCTTCTTGGTCGGCCCCAGCGCGTCGATATTCCACTCGGCGCCGTCCATGTCGTCGATGGAGACGAAGGTGGGCTCGCCGCCCATGGTCAGACGCACGTCATTGGCCTTCAGCTCGGCGTCGACCTGATGGCCGAGCGACTCGATCGACTCCCATTGCTCGGGCGTGTAAGGTTTGGTGACGCGCGGGTCTTCGTGGATGCGCGCGATCTCGTTATGGAAATAGAACTCCACCTCGCACTCGTCGGTCGCGCCGGTGATGGGCGCGGCGCTGCGCGGGGCGGGCGAGCAGGCGAGCGGGATATGACCCTCGCTGGCGAAGAGGCCGGAGGTGGGATCGAGCCCGATCCAGCCGGCGCCCGGCACATAGACCTCGGCCCAGGCGTGCAGGTCGGTGAAATCCTTCTCGGGGCCGGACGGACCGTCGAGCGACTTCACGTCCGCCGTCAACTGCACCAGATAGCCGGAGACGAAGCGTGCGGCCAGTCCAAGATGGCGCAGGATCTGCACCAAAAGCCAGCCGGTGTCGCGGCAGGAGCCCTTGCCGGTGCCCAGGGTCTGTTCGCAGGTCTGCACGCCCGGCTCCAGGCGGATGACATAGCCGATGTCCTGCTGAAGGCGCTGGTTGAGGTCGACCAGGAAATAGACGGTCTCGCGCTTGGTGCGGTCGACATCCTTCAGCCATTTTTTCAGCAGCGGGCCGTCCTCGGTGATCTCCAGATAGGGCGCCAGTTCCTTGCGCAGCTCGGGGTCGTACTCGAAGGGATAATAAAACGCGTAATCTTCCAGAAAGAAATCAAAGGGATTGATGGTGATCATCTCGGCGATCACATCGACCTCGACCGAGAGTTTCCGGGTCTTTTCCGGGAAGACCAAGCGGGCCAGATAGTTGCCGTAGGCGTCCTGCTGCCAGTTGATGAAGTGTTCCGCCGGTTCGACCTTGAGCGAATAGGAGCGGATCGCCGTGCGGCAGTGCGGCGCGGGGCGCAGACGCACGACATGGGGCGAGAGGTTGACCGAGCGATCGAAGTGATATTCGGTCTTGTGGTTCAGGGCAACCAAAATCGACATCTGGGGTGAATTCCTTGGCTTGAGTTGGGAGAGATAAGCAAAAAAAATGCCGCTGCTGGCGTGGCGGTTGGAGTCAGGCGGTGCTTGGGGTCTTAAGATCCCACAAAAGCCCGCGCCTGTCTCCTTATCCCAGGGGCGATGCTCGCGTGGGCGCATGGCTTAAGGTGATTGATCCTACCCGTAGGAGCCCGCTTGCGGGCGACGTGACCCGCCAGGCTGCCTTCCGTGTGCCCAACCGTCGCCCGCAAGCGGGTTCCTACGGGGTTTGACGCTTGGTCAAGTCATTTCCGGAAATCACCTTAGCCGTCCAGTCGCTGTCCCAGCCACAATGCGAGGGCCGCGATCGCCAACGTCGCCAATGTCACCGGCACGCCGATACGCGCGTGGCCGCGCCAGTCGATGCGGATGCCCCGCCGATCGGCGGCCTGGATGACGATGATGTTGGCGATACTGCCGACAATCAGCAGATTGCCCGCCAGCGTACTCGACAGCGCCAGCAGCGGGCCGCTGATCGGGTCGGTCGCCACGGGCAGCAGGAGCATGACCGCCGGGACATTGGAGACCAGATTGCTGAGCAGGAAACTGGTCACGAAGAGTGGTGTCGGCGCGTGCAAATCGACGCCCTGGGTCGCCAGCGCGGCGACGGCCTGGGCGGGCAGGCCGGTTTGTTGCAGTGCGTGATTGACGATGAAAAGGCCGATGAACAGTACCAGCAATTGCCAGTCCACCAGCCCCAGCATGCGGAACGAATGCAGTCGTCGGCTGGTCAGCAGGAGCGCGGCCCCGGCCAGCGCCATCAGCGCGCGCGGCCAGGGGATGAAGAGAAAACCGGCGAACAGCACCGTCGCGACCGTCAGCCCCTTGATGCTTTGCCAGCGGTTGAGCGTGGGCCAGTGTTCGGCGGTGCGTTCGTGTGTCGGCGGTTCTGGCGGCGACGCCCGAAGTTGCCAGCGTCCTCGGGTGAGTCCCGCGACGATGCCCCAGGTGACGATCAGTCCCAGCATCACTGGAATGGCGGCGACGAGCAGATACTCGGCGAACGACAGCGCCAGGGTCTCGCCGATCAGCATGTTTTGCGGGTTGCCGATGAGGGTCGCCGCCGAGCCGACATTGGCGGCGCAGGCGAGGCTCAGCAGGTAGGGGATGGGGTCGAGTCGCCGGTCAAGACAGACCTCCACCAGCACCGGCGCCATGGCGAGACAGACGATGTCATTGCTGAAGACCGCCGACAAACCGGCGGCGACGGCGATCAGCGCGCCCAGCAGCGCGGGCGGCGACAGGTCGAGCCGGCCCAGCCGCCCGACCGCCCAGCCGTAAAAACCGCCGAGTCGCAGTTGCGCCGAGATCACCATGAAGGAAAACAGTAGCGCCAGCGTCGGCAGGTGAATGGCCCGCCAGACCTGATCCATGGGGACGGTTTCCGATGCCACCAGCGCGATCGCGCCCAACAGCACCACGCCGGTGCGGTCCAGTTGCAGGAAGGGCAGACCGCCGAGGAGCATGCCCAGATAGACCAGCAGGAAGACCGTGACGACGAAAAAAGTCATGGGTGGGCGGTTGAATCCGCAAGTCGTCTTTGAAATGCAATCGCCGCAAGTCTAATGATGGGTATCGTGTGCGTCGGATGGCGGCGGATCCTCGCTCGGGTCATCCGCGCAATCGCTGATCCGGTGATTTTCTTCCAGCCAGTCGCCGAGATCGATCAGACGGCAGCGTTTGCTGCAGAAGGGACGCCAGGTCGAGGTTTCGGTCCATTCCACCGGCTTTCCGCAATGGGGACAGGCAACGATCGTAGCCATGGTTACAACACGCAACAGGTGAGTTTGAAGGAGACGTCATCGCAACGCTGGGCGGGGCGGCCGCTGGATTCGATCGCCATGAACCGGATGCTGAAGCGGTTTTTATGTCCGCTGATCTCGGGGTAGAGCGCCTCGGAGGCGTCGAGTCCGACGCGCAGCATCTGCGCCGATGCATCGAGATCCAACGCCTCTTGAAAGAAGCCCCCCTCGGCCAAGACCCGGCGCGGCGCGGTGCTGCCCCGAATCAGGGAGAGCGCGAGATCGATGGCGCTGAAGGCTGGCGTGAGGTCAAGCAGCCAATGGTCGAAGCGCGTCTGACGTATCTCGGGAGGTTGGATCAGCCAGAAATGGTAGTGCGGCAGGTCGAAGCTGCAGGCGCCGCCAGGAATGCTGCTGCGTTGAGCGATGGCCTTGAGAAAGTCGTCCTCGCGGGCCGTCTGACCAATGGGGCTGCCGATGTGTCGGACGCCGTCGATCGCATCGTCAAGGTCGCTCAGCACCTGTTCGAGCGCCTTGGGGTCGACGCCGGGCTTGTCGGCGAGCCGATGGATGGCGCCGATATGATGTTCAAGCTCCTTGAGAATTTCGTTCTTGATGTCCGAGCGTGCCGTGATGGCGACGATCTCCAGCAAGGCATCGATCGCGGCCCGCGTGGCGGAGGGGTCGAATTGACGGACGAAATGCTCGAATCGCTCGAACAGATGTTCGAGCCGCAGAAAGATTCGGATGCGTTCGTTAAGCGGATGTTCGAAGGTGATCGATGTGGACACGTTGATGTCTCAAGTGTGGTCGGGATGCGCGTCGATTTGATGCGGATCACGCGCCGGCCGATCCGCGGCTCGATGGCCGGAAGGCTTGCGCGCGATTGGATTGCTTGAATTCTCGCGGTTTTCCCGCGCGATGTCACGAGCCCCATCAGCCCAGACGCAATGTCCGTTTGTAGAAGTCCGGGATGGCGTCCGGGTCGGTCGTCATCAGAATGTGGTCGAGTAGTCTGGCCGGCACGCGGCCCTGGCGGCCCATTTCGGCGAGTTGCAGACGCAGGCCCTCCCAATAGAAATCGCCGCCCGAGCCGTCGAAAAAGACCACCGGACTGGTCTCGATGACGCCGAGTTTCATGTCGGTCAGGGTGAGTCCGACCTCTTCCAGCGTGCCGACCCCGCCCACCAGAAAGAGATGAAAGCTGGCGATCTCGAACCAGCGCTGGCGGGCCTGACGGCTGCGCGCCTGAAAGGTCTGGTAGAACTCGGCGGTCTGGTTGAGTTCCTGGTCGATGGTCTCGATGAAGCTCGATCCGACCATCAGTCCAAGTTTGTGAGCGGCGTCCGTGACCTGCTGCATGGCGCCCGGTCCGCCGCCGGTCAGAATGCCGATGTCGCTGCCGAACAGGTTTTTCAGATTGCCGAGCAGACGTTCGATTTGGTGGGCGGCGTTATCGTTCAAGGGTTTGACCGAGCCATAGATGGCGAAGATCAGGCAGGAGCGGAAACGGTCGACCTTGTCCGGCGTGGTGAAATAGCCGCGCAAGCCCCGGAAGACATGCCGAACGACTTGGCCGCGCGATTCGTTGCACCAGAAGACCTCCAGCCCCAGACCCTCGTAATCGGCCAGTCGGCCATGGTCGCGCGAGGAGAGGAAGGGGCCATGCTCGAAGGAGGCGCGCCGGAAGACGATGCGGGCGACGCGCTGACGCAGGGCGGCGGCGCAGATCTCGGTGTGCTCGATCAGATTCGGGAAATAGCCGAGCAGCAGGGTCGCGCGCGCGCCGTCCGGCAGATCCGCCAGGATGCGCGTCCCGTACTCGGTGCGCAGGTGCAGATCCAGCCCCTCGGCCACCAGG is part of the Thiocystis violascens DSM 198 genome and encodes:
- a CDS encoding DUF2126 domain-containing protein, with product MSILVALNHKTEYHFDRSVNLSPHVVRLRPAPHCRTAIRSYSLKVEPAEHFINWQQDAYGNYLARLVFPEKTRKLSVEVDVIAEMITINPFDFFLEDYAFYYPFEYDPELRKELAPYLEITEDGPLLKKWLKDVDRTKRETVYFLVDLNQRLQQDIGYVIRLEPGVQTCEQTLGTGKGSCRDTGWLLVQILRHLGLAARFVSGYLVQLTADVKSLDGPSGPEKDFTDLHAWAEVYVPGAGWIGLDPTSGLFASEGHIPLACSPAPRSAAPITGATDECEVEFYFHNEIARIHEDPRVTKPYTPEQWESIESLGHQVDAELKANDVRLTMGGEPTFVSIDDMDGAEWNIDALGPTKKPLAEDLMRRLKKRFAPGGLLHIGQGKWYPGEQLPRWALSCYWRKDGEPVWHDPDLFGLENTSYGHGPAEAERFIRTLARHLGVDPDHADKAHEDVWYYLWKEARLPVNVDPLDNKLKDPNERKRIARLFSEGLDKVTGYLLPLRWWGFGIDGGWKSGRWTFRDGNLFLIPGDSPMGFRLPLDALPYVPDSKLDRVPERNPFEPVAPLRSPFDEVARRYSRLVEPAQAPQTIREQGVQPRDLAARYGRLAPADHAHQDVRQQIALPDDLHPDLIRTALCIEPREGRLYCFMPPLTHLEHWLDLVMCIEDTAAELKLPIIIEGYEPPKDFRLQKLAVTPDPGVIEVNIHPAERWDDMVRDTAILYEEARLARLGTEKFMLDGRHTGTGGGNHVTLGGPTPADSPLLRKPDLVQSLIAYWQHHPSLSYLFSGMFIGPTSQAPRVDEARDDRLYELDIAFQQMPTGEIPQPWIVDRVLRNLLTDVTGNTHRTEFCIDKLYSPDSSAGRQGLVEFRGFEMPPHYQMSLAQLLLLRTLVARFWKEPYARKPIRWGTELHDRFLLPHFARQDFEDVICDMRRAGYPIDAAWFDPFFEFRFPHYGDLVTENGINMELRAAIEPWHVLGEEVTAQGTSRFVDSSVERMQVKVNGMVGDRHVLVCNGRRVPLRPTGRKAEFVAGIRFKAWSPPSGLHPTIPAHSPLVFEIVDLWNRRSLGGCTYYVAHPGGRSESNFPVNSYEAESRRIARFRLMGHTPGVIDPPPEEPAGEHPYTLDLRYRPGC
- a CDS encoding SLC13 family permease, producing MTFFVVTVFLLVYLGMLLGGLPFLQLDRTGVVLLGAIALVASETVPMDQVWRAIHLPTLALLFSFMVISAQLRLGGFYGWAVGRLGRLDLSPPALLGALIAVAAGLSAVFSNDIVCLAMAPVLVEVCLDRRLDPIPYLLSLACAANVGSAATLIGNPQNMLIGETLALSFAEYLLVAAIPVMLGLIVTWGIVAGLTRGRWQLRASPPEPPTHERTAEHWPTLNRWQSIKGLTVATVLFAGFLFIPWPRALMALAGAALLLTSRRLHSFRMLGLVDWQLLVLFIGLFIVNHALQQTGLPAQAVAALATQGVDLHAPTPLFVTSFLLSNLVSNVPAVMLLLPVATDPISGPLLALSSTLAGNLLIVGSIANIIVIQAADRRGIRIDWRGHARIGVPVTLATLAIAALALWLGQRLDG
- a CDS encoding IS4 family transposase, whose product is MSALASEFASIDLGDQRLNRRARRVLEKLGTKPTVSIPTACGGWGETRAAYRLFDQAKVTAERVLAPHLACTEARLRAHPRVLCIQDTTELDFTTKKALIADLGPLNYERRWGMYLHPTLAVTPERVPLGLLDLHSWAREPGSLGQSKGPHRPLEEKESVRWVDGFARVNALAEQLPDTRLTYLADREGDLYDLFVEAPCPEQGADWLIRGQYHDRLLADGRKLRAALDEAAVLTEVTFERPPARGRRARTVEQQIKVVRVTLKAPWRPDRTLADVTVTALLATEVNPPADEDPLDWLLLTNLTVETPAQALEKLAWYLCRWQIEVFFKILKSGCRIEELQLEKRARLEPAIAFYLIIAWRVLFLTRRGRDCPEMPCDVVFDEAEWKAVYLVTQRKAPPAEPPSLDTMVRLVATLGGFLNRKSDGFPGPKTLWIGLQRAADFVLALQAQRSVDASCG
- a CDS encoding DNA gyrase inhibitor YacG is translated as MATIVACPHCGKPVEWTETSTWRPFCSKRCRLIDLGDWLEENHRISDCADDPSEDPPPSDAHDTHH
- a CDS encoding type II toxin-antitoxin system PemK/MazF family toxin, with product MGDIRRGDIVLAAAAGDYGKPRPWLVVQADKYIGADGPDSILVCPFTSHQETLPYRVPVSLPYGDAVRASWAMTDKLMAVKRERIRASVGRVSSQEFAAIESAIADLLGLALAQ
- the zapD gene encoding cell division protein ZapD; this translates as MSTSITFEHPLNERIRIFLRLEHLFERFEHFVRQFDPSATRAAIDALLEIVAITARSDIKNEILKELEHHIGAIHRLADKPGVDPKALEQVLSDLDDAIDGVRHIGSPIGQTAREDDFLKAIAQRSSIPGGACSFDLPHYHFWLIQPPEIRQTRFDHWLLDLTPAFSAIDLALSLIRGSTAPRRVLAEGGFFQEALDLDASAQMLRVGLDASEALYPEISGHKNRFSIRFMAIESSGRPAQRCDDVSFKLTCCVL
- a CDS encoding DUF433 domain-containing protein, with translation MPDLSRITLDPDICHGKPCIRHLRWPVEVILDLVSAGMGWDEILADHPELERDDILACLHYACLPAGVW